The nucleotide window CTGCCTGGGCCATGCCTTGATTGAACTGAGCGCTCACGCCGCCCGCGGCGGGTTGCCGGGCCGCGGGCGGTGCGACGGATGTGCCCGACGAACCGCCCGACGCGGGCTGGTTGGATTGACGGATGCTGTTGAGATCGCCGCTCTGCAAGTAGGACTGCGCCCAGGCGCCGCCCGCCGTCGAAATGCCGACCGCGCTCATGCACGCGATCAGCAAGCGTTTCGCTGACATGTGTCGAATCCCCGTGAACGACATGCCGGATGCGCACCGTCGCCCCGGCGGGGGCGCCGTCTCGTCTCCGGCGATGCAAGTCTGATTGAATGTCGACAGAGTGTAGCGTGATTCGACGCCGGCCTCAGCCGCGACGCGTGGCGAGTTCGGTGCCCTGGCGCAACGCTTCGAGCAGGCTGCCTTCGTCGGCGATGCCCTTGCCCGCGATATCGAAAGCCGTCCCGTGATCGACCGACGTACGCACCACTTGCAGGCCCACGGTCACATTCACGCCGGCTTCGAGGCCCAGCACCTTCACCGGCCCGTGGCCCTGATCGTGATACATCGCGACCACCAGGTCGAAGTCGCCACGACCGGCGCGAAAGAACAGAGTGTCGGCCGGCAGCGGGCCTTCGATGTCCCAACCCCGTTCGCGCAGGTGCCGCACCGCCGGTACGATCTTCTCCTCCTCTTCGCCGTAGCCGAACAGGCCGTTCTCACCGGCGTGAGGATTGATACCGCACACGGCAATGCGCGGATTGGCGATGCCCGCCTTGACGAGCGTGGCATGCCCCCGCTCGATCGTTCGCTGCACCAGACCCGGTTCGATCTTGCGAATCGCGTCGATGATACCGATGTGGGTCGTCACGTGAATCACGCGCAGTTGCGGCGCCACGAGCATCATCGACACTTCGTCAACGCCGGTCAGATGCGCGAGCATCTCCGTATGCCCCGGAAACTTGTGACCGCCGGCGTGCAAGGCTTCCTTGTTCAACGGCGCCGTGCAGATGGCGTCGATCTCGCCGGCCTCGGCCAGCGTCGCGGCACGCGCGATGTATTGGTACGCCGCATCGCCCGCGATGGCGGACAACTGGCCGAACGGCAGATCTTCGGGAATCAGGCCGAGGTCGATGCACTCGATCATGCCTGGCGAAAAGGTCGCTTCGGCAACCGAAGCGATCCGGCGCACGGTCATCGGCTTGCCGACAATGGCGGCGGCCTGCTCCAGACGGCGCGCGTCGCCGATCACCACCGGACGGCACTGCTGATAAACGTGCTCGTGCGACAGACTCTTGACGATGATCTCGGGGCCGACGCCGGCGGCGTCGCCCATGGTGATGCCGATGACAGGCAGATAGTGATTCATGGCGTTTGCGTTGGTATCCATTTCAAGGGGGTGTGGCCCGGCACCGGGTCCGGGTCGATGTCCTGTTCGATGACGCACGCGCGATGCCGGGATCATTCTGGATCATCCCGGGCCGGTCCGCGTCGTCCGGGGTCATCGGGGCGCGCCGTCATCCGCGAGCGCGCGCAGGTGCCGATAGGCGCTGTGCAGCGCGGCTTCGCCGCCGAAGGCGCCCGCTTTCGTGACGATATGCGTCGGCGCCCCATTGGCGGGACGCCCCACCGCGACGCCCGGCTCGACTTCGCAGAGCAATTCCAGCGCACCGATGCCGGCCGCGCTCAACATCGCGCGCGCGGTCTCGCCTCCTGTGACGACCAGTCCGGACAGGCGCGCGAAGTGCGGCGCGATCAGTTCGGCCAGGGCCGCCGACAGTTGCGCGCCCTCCGCGGGATCGAACGCGTCGTCGCGGCCGATGCGCACCAGCAGGTCGGTACCTTCGTCGATGGCCCGACCAATGCGCGCGCCCCAGGCCGCGGCTTCGCGGTGCGCCGCCCCGGCGCGCAGTACGACAGGCGGCACGATCCATTCGACGACGGCATTGTCGCTTTTCAGCCGCGCGCATTGGTGTTCCGACACCGCCGACAGGCTGCCCACGAGCGTCAGTACCCGGGCACGCCCGGTGTCCGGCGCGGCCGCCGACGGCGGCGCGAGGTCTTGCGTGCGCGGCACCCCTGGGGGGACCGCAAACAACTCGGGAATTTCGGCCAGCTCGCGGGCGAGACCGCCCGAGCCGACCCAGAAGATATCCGTACGCGACGCCGTGGCGCGCGCCAGGCGCGCCAGGTCGTCGTCGGTCTGTGCATCGACGATCAGCGCTGTCACGCCGGCAGCGCGCGCCTGCGCAATGGTGTCGTCCAGCGCCGCCGCCACCGTCGCCGGATCGCCGCGCAGCAGTTCGACGGAAACGGTGCGCGTCGCCATGCCCGCGGCGCCGAGCATCGGTGCGATGCCGGCCTCCCGGCCGCGGTGCTCCAGGCACCACGTATCCGTCTCGGCCAGCGGCACGCCCCGCACGAAAACTTCGCCCCCCTGCACGACACGCCCCGTGGCCGGGAAGGCAGGGGCGACGATGGCCATGCCGGCCAGCGGCTGCAGGGCGGCCACTTCCGCGACCCAGTTGCCGCGCAACGTCGAATCGATTTTCTTGTACAAGCGTCGCCCGGGTGCCGCGAGCCGCTGCCATGCGGCCACGGCGCGCGCGGCCGCTACCGCCGGCGCGAGGCGCCGTGTGTCCGTGTCGATGGCCACGACTTGCGCCGCGGCATCGAAGCCGTCGAGGTCGAGCGACACCACACTGCGGCGACCGGCATTCGTGAAGCCGATCGCACAGTCGGCGGCGCCCGACAAATCGTCGGCGACAATCAGCATGCTCACTGCACGGCCCCCTTGGCGGCGGTGCCCCCGCTGCGGGCCATCGCCCGCTTGGCAACGGCAGCCGTCAGGATCGGCGAGACGATGGCCGTGACGACCACGCACGCCGCCACAAGCAGCGTGGCGCTCTTGGCCGCTTCCTCGTACACCGGGTTCGCGGCCGCGATCAGCGCGGGCACGGCAGCGGCGTTGCCCGCCGTGTTCGCCGCGGCCGTACCGGCAACGCCGGTGCCGCCCGTCAGACGGTCGACGATGTACAGCGGAATGCCCGTCACGACCACCACGGCGAAGCCGAGCAGAATGCCCAGCAGGCCGGCCTGCCAGACCTTGTGCAGATCGAGGCCCGCGCCGAGCGCCAGCGCGAAGAACGGAATCATCACCGGCACCGCGCGACCGAGGAAGTCGCGCATCTCGCGATCGAGGTTGCCCAGAATCATGCCCACGGCCAGCGGCAGGATGCTCCCTACCAGCGTCGGCCAGGGGAATGCGGACAGCCCCGCAACGCCGAGCGTCACCATCGTGAGGAACGGCCCCGATTCGAGCGACATGATGGTGTAGGCGCCTACGTCCTCCGAGCGGCCATATTGCCCCATGAGCGCCATGTACAGGCCACCGTTGGTGTCGTTCATCGCGGCAACCACGGCCAGCGTGGAAATGCCGGCAAACATGCCCGAACTCACCGGCGCCTCGCCGAGGAAATGACCCAGTACGATCCCGACCACAATGGCCGCGCCGACCTTCGCGGCAAACAATGCCCCACCCTTCTTCACGAGGTATGGCGTGGCCTTCACGTCGATGCTCGCACCCATGCACACGTAAAAAACGGCGAGAATCGGCAGCGCTCCCGTGAACAGCGCATTGGTGAACGAGCCGAAGAACTTCGGCATGCCCGGCATGAAGGTCGCAATCAACGAACCGATCAGCAGGGGAACGATCATCATCCCGCCCGGCACGCGCTCGATTGCCCGCTTGATACGTATTTGAGCCATTGTTGTCTCCCGACGAATATTAATTTTGACCGATCGATCATTATTTTGATCGATTCAAGCAGACTGAAGTCTAATCGCTGCCGGAAAAATGTGCAAACATTGCGA belongs to Pandoraea pnomenusa and includes:
- the pdxA gene encoding 4-hydroxythreonine-4-phosphate dehydrogenase PdxA — translated: MNHYLPVIGITMGDAAGVGPEIIVKSLSHEHVYQQCRPVVIGDARRLEQAAAIVGKPMTVRRIASVAEATFSPGMIECIDLGLIPEDLPFGQLSAIAGDAAYQYIARAATLAEAGEIDAICTAPLNKEALHAGGHKFPGHTEMLAHLTGVDEVSMMLVAPQLRVIHVTTHIGIIDAIRKIEPGLVQRTIERGHATLVKAGIANPRIAVCGINPHAGENGLFGYGEEEEKIVPAVRHLRERGWDIEGPLPADTLFFRAGRGDFDLVVAMYHDQGHGPVKVLGLEAGVNVTVGLQVVRTSVDHGTAFDIAGKGIADEGSLLEALRQGTELATRRG
- a CDS encoding four-carbon acid sugar kinase family protein, which translates into the protein MSMLIVADDLSGAADCAIGFTNAGRRSVVSLDLDGFDAAAQVVAIDTDTRRLAPAVAAARAVAAWQRLAAPGRRLYKKIDSTLRGNWVAEVAALQPLAGMAIVAPAFPATGRVVQGGEVFVRGVPLAETDTWCLEHRGREAGIAPMLGAAGMATRTVSVELLRGDPATVAAALDDTIAQARAAGVTALIVDAQTDDDLARLARATASRTDIFWVGSGGLARELAEIPELFAVPPGVPRTQDLAPPSAAAPDTGRARVLTLVGSLSAVSEHQCARLKSDNAVVEWIVPPVVLRAGAAHREAAAWGARIGRAIDEGTDLLVRIGRDDAFDPAEGAQLSAALAELIAPHFARLSGLVVTGGETARAMLSAAGIGALELLCEVEPGVAVGRPANGAPTHIVTKAGAFGGEAALHSAYRHLRALADDGAPR
- a CDS encoding 2-keto-3-deoxygluconate permease, giving the protein MAQIRIKRAIERVPGGMMIVPLLIGSLIATFMPGMPKFFGSFTNALFTGALPILAVFYVCMGASIDVKATPYLVKKGGALFAAKVGAAIVVGIVLGHFLGEAPVSSGMFAGISTLAVVAAMNDTNGGLYMALMGQYGRSEDVGAYTIMSLESGPFLTMVTLGVAGLSAFPWPTLVGSILPLAVGMILGNLDREMRDFLGRAVPVMIPFFALALGAGLDLHKVWQAGLLGILLGFAVVVVTGIPLYIVDRLTGGTGVAGTAAANTAGNAAAVPALIAAANPVYEEAAKSATLLVAACVVVTAIVSPILTAAVAKRAMARSGGTAAKGAVQ